One window of the Chitinophaga niabensis genome contains the following:
- a CDS encoding response regulator: MGKTYTSILIVDDDIDDAEMFRDALHHVDASVQCTFSKDGVAALKLLETCPQEDLPDLIILDMNMPRMNGKQCLLKLKANRTLTDIPVIMYSTSQLKEDVDQTRQMGAMNFITKPSKFSELVVIATRILEGRCVF, from the coding sequence ATGGGCAAGACTTATACCAGTATTCTTATTGTGGATGATGATATTGATGATGCAGAAATGTTCCGGGACGCCCTGCATCATGTAGATGCGTCCGTGCAATGTACCTTTAGTAAAGATGGGGTGGCCGCACTGAAACTGCTGGAAACCTGCCCGCAGGAGGATCTTCCTGACCTGATCATCCTGGACATGAACATGCCGCGGATGAACGGGAAACAATGCCTGCTGAAATTAAAAGCCAATCGTACTCTCACTGATATTCCGGTGATCATGTATTCCACCTCTCAGCTGAAAGAAGATGTAGATCAGACCCGCCAGATGGGGGCCATGAATTTTATTACTAAACCCAGTAAGTTCTCTGAGCTGGTCGTTATTGCTACCAGGATACTGGAAGGGAGATGTGTGTTTTAG